The following proteins are co-located in the Gammaproteobacteria bacterium genome:
- the cysD gene encoding sulfate adenylyltransferase subunit CysD, with translation MKSYKLSHLQLLESEAIYIMREVAAMFERPVLLFSGGKDSICLVRLAQRAFAPGKIPFPLMHVDTGHNFPEAIEFRDRMVQEVGAKLIVRSVQDSIDKGRATEEKGPNASRNALQTVTLLDAIEEFRFDACFGGARRDEEKARAKERVFSHRNEFGQWDPKNQRPELWNLYNGRKNAGENFRVFPLSNWTELDVWQYILREQLDLPSIYFTHKREVVDRKGMLLAKSDFIGLLKGEHYEDMQIRFRTVGDMTCTGAVVSNADSIEDIIREVASARVTERGGRSDDKRSDSAMEDRKAQGYF, from the coding sequence ATGAAATCCTACAAGCTTTCACATCTGCAACTGCTGGAATCCGAAGCGATTTACATCATGCGAGAAGTCGCGGCGATGTTCGAGCGCCCGGTGCTGCTGTTCTCCGGCGGCAAGGACTCCATCTGCCTGGTGCGGCTTGCTCAGCGCGCGTTCGCGCCCGGCAAGATTCCGTTCCCTCTCATGCACGTGGATACCGGCCACAATTTCCCGGAAGCGATTGAGTTCCGGGATCGAATGGTTCAGGAGGTAGGCGCTAAACTGATCGTCAGGTCGGTGCAGGATTCCATCGACAAGGGCCGCGCGACCGAGGAAAAAGGTCCCAACGCAAGCCGTAACGCGCTGCAGACCGTGACCTTGCTGGACGCCATCGAGGAATTCCGGTTCGACGCCTGTTTCGGTGGCGCGCGGCGCGACGAAGAGAAAGCGCGCGCGAAGGAACGCGTGTTTTCCCACCGTAACGAGTTTGGCCAGTGGGACCCCAAGAATCAGCGGCCCGAGTTGTGGAATCTTTACAACGGCAGAAAGAATGCCGGTGAAAACTTCCGAGTGTTTCCGTTGAGTAACTGGACGGAGCTGGATGTGTGGCAGTACATCCTGCGCGAACAGCTCGACCTTCCGTCGATTTATTTCACGCACAAGCGCGAAGTGGTCGATCGCAAGGGCATGCTGCTTGCCAAAAGCGATTTCATCGGTCTGCTCAAGGGCGAGCACTACGAGGACATGCAGATTCGCTTCCGTACTGTCGGCGACATGACGTGCACAGGCGCGGTGGTGTCGAACGCAGACTCGATCGAGGACATCATCCGCGAGGTCGCCTCCGCGCGCGTCACCGAACGCGGCGGCCGCTCCGACGACAAGCGTTCCGACTCCGCGATGGAAGACCGCAAGGCCCAGGGTTACTTTTAG
- a CDS encoding ATP-binding protein — protein sequence MFETPKAEQSVARITISAESDFLPPIVDFLRQMVQRLGLKDEDAERLDRVVEVVCRNIIERAFAPEEDGQYEVYILRRPGKVVIAIEDQGLPFDYARLRDGSDTMLQDMLRHSFADETRFLNLGHRGNRVELIKVLPYADVRTQLFEDEHRRTVTASAAPQDSPVEIRMMRPDESDALSRCVYRSYGYSYDCDDIYYPDRIREFQESGLMRSCVAVSAGDEIVGHLAVMVEHPGLKVGEAGQAVANPRFRGHGLFERMKIYLAEDSNNRGMYGLYSEATAVHPYSQRGNLHLGAKETGYLLGYIPGCVSYKQIGEGNIGRRASVAMMYMKVNEGPERNIYPPARYRDVIRWLVEHNGLRRHIVDVTASNHQPVTACSRMNVNVRSDHNLAFLRVIEPGVDLSKLIQIRVRELCLHRLDCIYVDLSLCHPAAREAGDSLEALGFFFGCIIPEARDGDILRLQYLNNVEINRDDIYTASDFGRGLLETVFRGYETRVR from the coding sequence GTGTTCGAGACGCCGAAAGCCGAGCAGTCAGTCGCCCGTATCACGATTTCCGCCGAGAGCGATTTCTTGCCGCCTATAGTGGATTTCCTGAGGCAGATGGTTCAACGGCTTGGCCTTAAGGACGAAGATGCCGAGCGCCTGGACCGTGTTGTCGAAGTGGTCTGCCGAAACATCATTGAACGCGCATTCGCGCCAGAGGAGGACGGGCAATACGAGGTTTACATTCTCCGCCGGCCCGGGAAGGTCGTCATCGCGATCGAGGATCAAGGCCTGCCGTTCGATTACGCCCGCCTCCGAGACGGGAGCGATACGATGCTGCAGGACATGCTGCGTCACTCCTTTGCCGATGAAACCCGCTTTTTAAACCTTGGCCACCGCGGCAATCGGGTGGAACTCATCAAAGTCTTGCCGTACGCCGATGTCCGAACGCAACTTTTCGAGGATGAACACCGCCGAACCGTCACTGCTTCGGCTGCTCCGCAGGACAGCCCGGTAGAGATCCGCATGATGCGGCCGGATGAATCGGACGCTCTTTCGCGCTGTGTCTACCGCTCCTACGGCTACAGCTATGACTGTGACGACATTTACTATCCGGATCGAATTCGGGAGTTCCAGGAGAGCGGCCTGATGCGCTCGTGCGTGGCGGTGAGCGCCGGGGACGAAATCGTGGGGCACCTGGCGGTGATGGTCGAGCATCCCGGCTTGAAGGTCGGTGAAGCCGGGCAGGCGGTGGCGAACCCGCGCTTCCGGGGGCATGGGCTGTTCGAGAGGATGAAGATCTATCTCGCGGAAGACTCCAACAACAGGGGCATGTACGGGCTTTACAGCGAGGCCACCGCTGTCCACCCCTACAGCCAGAGGGGCAACCTCCATCTCGGCGCCAAAGAGACCGGATACCTTCTGGGTTACATCCCGGGTTGCGTTTCCTACAAACAAATCGGTGAAGGAAATATCGGCCGGCGTGCGTCCGTCGCTATGATGTATATGAAAGTTAATGAAGGGCCGGAGCGAAATATCTACCCACCCGCCCGCTATAGAGACGTAATACGTTGGCTGGTGGAGCACAACGGATTGCGGCGACATATCGTGGATGTCACCGCTTCGAACCACCAGCCAGTGACAGCCTGTTCGCGGATGAACGTCAACGTGCGCTCTGACCACAACCTGGCTTTTTTACGGGTGATCGAGCCGGGAGTCGACTTGAGTAAATTGATCCAGATCCGAGTACGGGAGCTGTGTCTGCACCGTTTGGACTGCATCTACGTGGACCTGTCGCTCTGCCACCCTGCCGCGCGCGAAGCGGGGGACTCGCTCGAAGCGCTGGGATTCTTTTTCGGCTGCATAATTCCGGAAGCTCGCGATGGCGACATTCTTCGGCTTCAATATCTGAACAACGTGGAGATCAATCGGGACGATATTTACACCGCCTCGGACTTTGGACGGGGGCTATTGGAAACCGTGTTTCGAGGATACGAGACAAGAGTGCGCTGA
- a CDS encoding DNA-3-methyladenine glycosylase 2 family protein, whose translation MMLSQITLTEGLKYLSDRDPDLAVILDDLGAPPLWSREPGFGTLICIILEQQVSLASARAAYERLLAAVSLLTPESFLDIDDSLLKRIGFSRQKISYSRHLAQSIIDGSLNLETLSAMDDPAARAALVKIKGIGPWTAEIYLLMALGRPDAWPRGDLALAVAVQKVKCLAARPTPDTLEEMSTMWRPWRAVAARLFWHYYLRAPKQR comes from the coding sequence ATGATGCTTTCGCAAATAACGCTGACCGAGGGTCTAAAGTATCTTTCCGATCGTGATCCAGATTTGGCCGTCATTCTCGATGACCTTGGCGCGCCGCCGTTATGGTCGCGCGAGCCGGGATTCGGGACGCTTATCTGTATCATCCTGGAACAGCAGGTATCGCTTGCGTCCGCCAGGGCAGCTTATGAGCGCCTGCTTGCCGCGGTCTCATTATTGACGCCGGAGTCCTTCCTCGATATTGACGATAGCTTGCTAAAACGCATTGGTTTTAGCCGCCAGAAAATCAGCTACAGCAGACATCTGGCGCAGTCGATTATTGATGGTTCACTCAACCTGGAAACACTGAGCGCCATGGATGATCCGGCGGCGCGCGCGGCGTTGGTGAAGATCAAGGGTATTGGCCCGTGGACGGCGGAGATCTACCTTTTGATGGCGCTGGGCCGGCCGGACGCATGGCCACGTGGAGATCTTGCTTTGGCCGTGGCGGTACAGAAAGTTAAGTGTCTGGCGGCTCGGCCGACCCCGGACACGCTGGAAGAAATGAGCACAATGTGGCGACCGTGGCGCGCTGTAGCGGCGCGCTTATTCTGGCACTATTATTTGCGTGCGCCCAAGCAAAGGTAA
- a CDS encoding propionyl-CoA--succinate CoA transferase produces LGDHKGLGVHTEFLSDGFVDLVEKGVVTGARKRTHRNKIITTSALGSARLYEIVDENPGVEFWPVDHTNDPRNIARENHIATINATVEVDFLGQCASESLGSEYWSSSGGQPDFTRGALFAEHGQSFIVLHSTTSDESVSRIVAQLHPGAAVTTFKNVVDCVVTEYGVAELRGSSIRERTRKLISIAHPKFRDALEFRARELGYV; encoded by the coding sequence TGTTGGGCGATCACAAAGGCTTGGGCGTTCACACCGAGTTCCTCTCCGACGGGTTCGTGGACCTCGTCGAGAAAGGCGTAGTCACCGGCGCCCGCAAGCGCACCCACCGCAACAAGATCATCACGACCAGCGCTTTGGGCAGTGCGCGGCTGTACGAAATCGTAGACGAAAACCCGGGTGTAGAGTTCTGGCCCGTCGACCACACTAACGACCCCCGCAACATCGCCCGGGAGAACCACATTGCCACCATCAACGCAACCGTCGAAGTAGACTTCCTCGGTCAGTGCGCCTCCGAATCCCTCGGCAGCGAATACTGGTCGTCGTCGGGCGGTCAGCCCGACTTCACGCGCGGTGCGCTCTTCGCCGAACATGGCCAGTCTTTCATCGTGCTGCACTCGACGACCTCGGACGAGTCGGTGTCACGCATCGTGGCGCAACTGCATCCCGGAGCGGCGGTCACGACCTTCAAAAATGTCGTCGATTGCGTTGTCACAGAGTACGGCGTAGCCGAGCTCCGTGGCAGCAGCATTCGAGAGCGAACCCGCAAGCTCATCAGCATCGCCCACCCGAAGTTTCGCGACGCGCTCGAATTTCGCGCGCGCGAGCTGGGCTATGTCTGA
- a CDS encoding 50S ribosome-binding GTPase yields MDLLRFTTAGSVDDGKSTLIGRLLYDSKSIFEDQWETLERGSAQRGDDRANLAHLTDGLRAEREQGITIDVAYKYFATPQRKFIIADTPGHVQYTRNMVTGASTSNLTIVLVDARNGLVEQSYRHAYIASLLQIHHLVVCVNKMDLVNYDRAVFERIQRSFDDFAAKLDIPEIHYIPISALAGDNVVIKSDNMPWYQGSTLLHTLENVHISSDYNHIDARFPVQGVIRPQTDALHDYRGYMGRIEGGIFRPGDEVLAQPSGFATRVKSIDTIEGPQEEAFAPMSVSITLEDDIDISRGDMLVKPNNQPTISQDVDVMMCWFNQKPMTLGGKYMLRHTTKEVRAVVKEIAYKLGINTLRRIEDDKKIGMNDIAKVKLRVSSPLMVDSYRKNRTTGSLILVDEFTHETVGAGMVA; encoded by the coding sequence ATGGATCTGCTGCGGTTCACCACCGCGGGCAGCGTGGACGACGGCAAGAGCACCCTGATCGGGCGCCTGCTGTACGATTCCAAATCGATTTTTGAGGACCAGTGGGAAACACTGGAGCGCGGCAGTGCACAGCGCGGCGATGATCGCGCGAACCTGGCACACCTGACCGACGGGCTGCGCGCCGAGCGCGAACAAGGCATCACCATCGACGTTGCTTACAAATATTTCGCCACGCCGCAACGCAAGTTCATCATCGCCGACACACCGGGGCACGTGCAGTACACCCGCAACATGGTCACCGGCGCGTCCACGTCTAATCTGACCATCGTGCTGGTGGACGCGCGCAACGGGTTGGTCGAGCAGAGTTACCGGCATGCGTATATTGCGTCGTTGCTACAGATTCACCATCTGGTCGTGTGCGTCAACAAGATGGACCTGGTCAATTACGATCGCGCCGTGTTCGAGCGCATCCAGCGCTCGTTCGACGACTTCGCCGCCAAGCTGGACATCCCGGAAATTCATTACATTCCGATCAGCGCGCTGGCAGGCGACAACGTCGTGATCAAGTCCGACAACATGCCGTGGTATCAGGGCTCGACCCTGCTGCACACCCTGGAAAACGTGCACATCAGCAGCGATTACAATCATATCGACGCGCGGTTTCCGGTACAGGGCGTGATCCGCCCGCAAACCGACGCGCTACACGATTACCGCGGCTACATGGGGCGCATCGAGGGCGGCATTTTCCGACCCGGCGACGAGGTTCTGGCGCAGCCCTCCGGCTTTGCCACGCGGGTCAAGTCCATCGACACGATCGAGGGGCCGCAGGAAGAGGCGTTTGCGCCGATGTCCGTGAGCATCACCCTTGAAGACGACATCGACATCAGCCGCGGTGACATGCTGGTCAAGCCCAACAATCAGCCCACCATCAGCCAGGACGTCGATGTGATGATGTGCTGGTTCAACCAGAAGCCGATGACCCTGGGCGGCAAATACATGCTGCGGCACACTACCAAGGAAGTTCGCGCCGTGGTGAAGGAAATCGCCTACAAGCTTGGCATCAATACCTTGCGGCGCATTGAGGACGACAAAAAGATCGGCATGAACGACATCGCCAAGGTCAAGCTGCGCGTATCCAGCCCACTCATGGTGGACAGCTACCGCAAGAACCGCACGACCGGCAGCCTGATCCTGGTCGACGAGTTCACACACGAGACCGTCGGCGCCGGCATGGTGGCTTGA